One Olleya sp. Hel_I_94 genomic window, ACTCAAACATATCAACTGTAGGTTTCATTTTGTGTGCTGTTTGATAAGTCAATAGATAATTTTTGTTTTCTACTGCCAATTTAAGCACTTTAGCATCACTTGGTACTTCATCTATAAAGGTTGAAGCTAAAGCTAAAATAAACTCTTGATCGTCGTCTGCTAATTCTTTTAGTCTATGTAGTTTGTAATGTTGTTCCATGTATTATTTAACTGTTATAGAAAATAGTTCTTTATCCTCTAGATAACCTTTTAATTTATCATTGGCAACTACCTTGCCAACTCCTGAAGGTGTTCCCGTAAATATAATATCTCCAATCTTTAAAGTAAAATATTTTGAGACATATTCTATCAATTCGTCAATTTTCCAAAGCATAAGGCTTGTGTTTGCGGTTTGAACCACACTTGAGTTTTTCTCTAACCTAAAATTTAAACTATCTACATCAGAAAATTCTGACTTATCAATCCATTTACCAATTACTGCAGCTCCATCAAAAGATTTAGCTTTTTCCCATGGTAAACCTTTTTCTTTTAATTGTTTTTGTAAATCACGCGCAGTAAAATCTATTCCTACACTTAATTGATCATAATATTTATGAGCAAATTTTTTATCAATATGTTTTCCTAGTTTGGTAATTTTAACTAAAACCTCAACTTCATGATGCACATCGTTTGAAAAATCTGGAATAAAAAAAGGTTGTTTTTTTAAAAGTATGGCATTATCAGACTTAATAAACACTACAGGATCTGTAGGTTTTTCGTTTTCTAATTCTTTGATATGATCTGTGTAGTTACGACCGATACAAATTAATTTCATATTTTAAAATTTATTATTTAAAGCTCTTAATTTAATTGCTGTCAACACTTTTTTAGTGTACAACGGAAAATCTGCATTAAGTAACCATCCAAAATATCCAGGCTCTTTGTCTAAAACCTCTGTTACTAATTTGCCTTTATGCTTTCCAAAAGAAAACACTTCTTGTCCTTCCTTATCATAACTTATAAAACCTGCAAAATCTGCAAATTTTTTGCGAGAACTAAATTCGGCTAAAAATTTTGTGTCATTTTCAAGTTCGTCATAACGCTCTACCTGAGCTTTTAAAACCTCGTATGTTGCTAACGTATCCGCTTCTGCTGTGTGTGCATTTTCTAAACTTTTATCACAATAAAACTTATACGCTGCACCTAAAGTGCGTTGTTCCATTTTATGAAAAATTGTTTGCACATCTACAGCAACACGACCTTTCATGTCAAAGTCTAAATCTGCGCGCAGCATTTCTTCCGCTAAAAGCGGAATATCAAAACGGTTAGAATTAAAGCCTGCTAAATCTGCATCTTTAATCATCGCATTAATCTCTGGTGCTAATTGCTTAAATGTAGGCTCGTTGGCAACTCTCTCATCAGTAACACCATGAATTGCAGACACCACAGCTGGAATTGGCATTTCTGGATTAACTAACCAGGTTTTACTCTCTTTATTTCCGTTAGGAAACACTTTTAATATAGAAATCTCTACGACCCTATCGTTGGTAATATTGATTCCTGTAGTTTCTAAATCGAAAAAGCAAATTGGTTTTGTTAAGTTTAATGACATAAAAGAATTTATTGGTATGGTTTATGCAAATATAATTCTAATCTGTTACTTTTACTTTGTAATACTTTGAAAATGATTAGAAACCTTATCCTGCTGCTTATCACTTTTACTACTATGACTGTTTACTCCCAGAACAATCATAAACATGTCTCTATAAAAGAAGAGGTAAAAGGAAAACGATATGAGCTTTATATTGAAAATACCGACTCCATATCCTATGATGTTTTTTTAAAAGTTGAAACTAATGATTTTAGACGTAGTAGTGAGCGTCCGATTTTAGAGACTATTCCTGGTAATAGCAAAAAACGTGTATTAACCATGGTGAAGCTAAATAATACCGAAGGAAAATACACCTACATTTTAGTGGTTAACGAGGTGTCTTATAGCCTAGAGATTGATAAAGATTTTGAAATTATAGATTTTAAATTAGACAGAGCATTACACAACAAAGAGGTCACACTTTACACTAAAGACGACTGCACGATTTGTCCTGATGCTAAACACATATTAACAAAAAACAAGATTAATTATACTGAATATAATCTAGATAAAGACACGACACATTATGATAAAATAATTAAAGAATTTAAATCCATTAATTCTAAAAGTGACTTTAGCCAAATCCCGATTTTAAAGATTGATGACAAACTTTACAACAATATCACTAGTTTAGACGAGTTTATTCAAGCTTTACGCGAAGGACTAAATTAACAAATACTGCTACCTAAATTGGTTTTAAATTAATTATTCTTAGCCTATTATGAAAAAAATATACTTTGACAACCTTTCTAATTTTAAGAATTTGTGGTTATCTAAAACTGTTTTTATAGTGGCACTATTATGCATCTTTTCAGGTTTTATTTTTCCAGCTACTGATGCAATTGATGACGTTTGGATTAAAAGAATACAACGTTTTGGCTACATACTTTTTGCACTTTATTTTTTGAATAAAGTTTTTAGAAAAAACTATGTGCAATGGAACAAATTAGGAATGACTATTCGAATTAATAGTTATTTTAAAGAACACCGATTGACTTTTTCAAAATTTAAATACCATACGTTTGAAAATAATAACTTAACGGTCTACCAAATAGACAACACGTTTACTGTAAACCTAAGTAATACAAACACATCTGATACTGATCAATTAGTAAAAATTATTACCGACAATACAACTAATACATAAGCCATGAGGATTAACATATTGTTTTCTAGCTTAGTCGCGTTATTAAATGTGTATTATATAGGTACCTGGATATTTGTTTTTAATACTATTAGTAATCAAACGGATAGACAGCTCTCTTTTTTAAACGGTTGGTTTAATCTTTTTAAAACATTAACCAATTGGATATAACATTAGTTGTTTTAACACTAACCTCTATAATTTCTACTATTTATATACATAAAACAAATTTAAAACGGTTTACCAAAATCGCATTACTTATCCATCTACTATTTTTAGCGTACATGCTATGGTCACATTTATAAGATGCGTACTATTATAACCTAATGTTATTAAACACAAAAAAGCACAATCAAATGATTGTGCTTTTTTTATAAAATACTTTATGTTTTTTATATCTCTCTGTTTTTATCCCAAGACTCTAAGTAATCTTTAACCGATTTAACAAACTGTCCTCCTAATGCTCCATTTACAACTCTATGGTCATAACTGTGCGATAAATACATTTTGTAACGAATTCCGATAAAATCACCTTCTGGTGTCTCAATAACTGCAGGCACTTTACGAATTGCTCCTAAAGCTAAAATACCAACTTGTGGTTGATTAATAATTGGAGTACCCATGATACTTCCAAACGTACCAACATTAGTTACAGTATAAGTTCCACCTTGGATATCATCAGGTGCCAACTTACCTTCTCTAGCACGTCCAGCAAGATCATTTACTTGCTTAGTCATACCTACTAAGTTTAATTGATCTGCATTTTTAATAACAGGAACAATTAAATTACCATCTGGTAAAGCTGCTGCCATACCAAGGTTAATATTTTTCTTTTTAATAATCTTATCTCCTTGAACAGAAATATTCATCATTGGATGGTCGCGTAACGCCTTAGCAATAGCTTCCATAAATATTGGAGTAAAGGTTAAGTTTTGACCTTCACGTTTTGCAAAACTATCCTTAACTTTTTTACGCCAGTTCCAGATATTAGTAACATCTGCCTCAATAAAACTTTGTACGTGTGCACTAGTTTGAGTAGACTCTACCATATGATGAGCAATTAATTTACCCATTCTAGTCATTTCAATAACTTCATCTCCAGCAGCAACTTGCATTGGCGCTTGAGGTTTAGCTTGTTGTTTTGGTGCAGGTGCCGAAGTAGCAGGTTGTGCTGCTGCTTTGGCTGGTTGACTACCTCTATTTTCTAGATAAGTAACCATGTCGTTTTTTGTAACACGACCATCTTTTCCTGTTCCTGTAATTGCATCTAGTTCTGATTGCGCAATACCTTCTGCTTTAGCCATATTTTTTACTAATGGCGAATAAAAACGATCATCGTTTGATGCTATTGGAGCTGCTGCTTGTTGTGCAACTTCAATCGTTTTAGAGACTTCTTTTGCAGCTTCTGGTTCTGGAGCAGAACTATTGTCTTGCTTAACAGCTTCGGTTGTAGCACCTCCTTCTCCTTCTGTTTCAATTATAGCTATGGTCTGACCAACCTGAACCACATCGTCCACATTAAATAGTACTTCTACTAAAACACCGTCAACCTCACTTGGTACTTCGCTGTCTACCTTATCTGTTGCAATTTCTAAAACTGCCTCATCTGCTTCTATAGTGTCACCAACTTCTTTTAACCATGAGGTAATCGTTGCTTCTGCAACGCTCTCTCCCATTTTTGGTAATTTAAGTTCAAATCTTGCCATATTAATAATCTAATAGTCTTTTTACTGTGTTGAATTGCAAAATTAATAAAAAAATCAATCAAACGGTTAAATAAGTTTAAAACATCAACTTAAAAAAACGTTAATAGTGTTTTTATTATACAATATTAAAAAATATTTGGTTTTGTTTTAAGATATTTTTAGTCTCTTTATTGGGATTTACTAAAATAACGTGTTGAGCTATCTTAATTAATGGTAAATCATCAAAATGATCTGTTACTACAGTATCAACGCAATTGCTACCCAATGTTTTTAAATAAGTGGTAACTGCCTGCTTTTTAACATCTCTAACATTTTCAAAATCGGATTTATAGTTTTTTTCTGGTGTATTAGTTGCCAAACACACATCAAATCCTTCGTTTAAAGCAATGATTTTTGAATAGCAATTTGGCGCTGCAGTTGCTAAAATTTTAATATCAAAAGTTGTGTCTTCAATTACTTTTAAATGGTTTTTATAATTTGACAAACTAGACACAAAAGCCTCATAATTTATTTTTTCATTTCCTTTAATTACCTTTAAAATAATATATTTCATTTTAGAGTGATTAATAAAGCCAAACAACCTTAAAAACATAGCTTTTATAAGATTAAAAAGCAGTATAATATTGAATGTTTTTATACTAAAACGCACCAAATATTTGATAAAAAAGTGAAAGGTATTAACGCTATACAACGTACCATCCAAGTCTACTACAACAACTTTTTTATTTGATTTATTTTCGTTTATAATCATTGGACCAAGGAAATCTTAATAATGTATTATTATACAAATAATAATCTGGTTTTATTATTGAACTATCAATTGTCCAAGCTAATACTGCAATTTTTATTTTTGCTTTAGGAAACTTTTGCTGCAAATTACTTTTAACAACAAACATGGTTTTTCCACTATCAATAGCATCATCTATAATAAGCATGTTTTTTATGGGTTTTGCTATTGTATTTACTGTATCAAATGCTATAATATTATCTTGTAATTTTTCTAAATCTAAATTAGAAATTTTAGCTTTCACACTATTAGACTCTAAAATACGAAGCCAATTTAAGATAGAATATGGTAATATGGATAAAACAGGTTTTAAAAAGCGCTGTTTAACATTTGTAGATTGTCTTTGTAAGGTTACTACTTCAAATAAACTACTTTTTACATTGGGATGCTGTTTGATAGCTTCCAACACATGACCTCCTCCTGACAATATACCAACAACTAAATCTGGATTAACTTCAAGTTTAGAAATTAATTTGAGACTCTCTTTTTCAAAAGTTTCAGTATTTAATGTTAATACTTTCATTTATTTATAAAAAAAAGTTTTTTTAAAGTATAGTAAAATACTTTTAGGTATAAGACTAGTCGCAAAAGCCCTAACCAAACCTAAAGTTGCAGTAAATGTATAATTATAATTATCCTTAAGTAGTTTAATTCTGCTTTTAGTTTGCTGCTTTCTTTTTAAATTAGAAATACTATTTGGATTAACCTCATACTCTAACAATAACTCTGGCAGCACCATAGTTTTAAAATGTTTAATTACTTTAAAAAAATAGGCATGATCTTCAAGAGCTGGATAATTTTCTGGATACAACCCAATAATTTTAACAACTTCCGTCTTATACATTACAGCAGGATGGATAAATGGGTTGTATTTATAAATGGCTTCTTGTAATTTACTATGAGTTACTGGTGGTTTAAAATTAAATAAAAAGCTATTATCCTTAGCTGTAAAAGTAACGTAGCTAGAGACTAATCCTAACTTGGGATCTAATTGTAATGCCAGCAGTTGTTTTGCTAATCTATTATTTATACACTTATCTCCTGCGTCTAGTCTTGCTATATATTTAAAATGAGGTTGGTTTAGAATATAATTTAAACCATTATTTAAGGCTGCAGTTACACCAAGACATTTTGTTTGCTTTATTAAGGTAATATCCAACTTGGACTTAAACGAAGCTATTACGCCATCTACTTGCTTCTGGTTATTACTACCATCGTCGATAATAATTAATGTAAACGGTTCTGTTTCGGTTAATAACGAATGTAATGTAGCAGTTAACCCTTCAATATTATTGTAGTGAGGCAATAAAATGGCTAATTGATGCTCCATTTATTAGCTTATAATTTTAATGAAGACTCAAACGGAATTCTATTAATTATACTTCTTCCTAAGGTAATTTCATCTGCATATTCCAACTCATCACCAACAGAGATTCCTCTAGCAATCGTTGATGTTTCTATACTATAATCCTTAATTTGCTTGTAAATATAAAAGTTGGTTGTATCACCTTCCATAGTTGGACTTAAAGCAAAAATCAACTCTTTAACCTGTCCACTTTTTATTTTTTGGATCAAACTAGGAATGTTTAAATCATGTGGACCTACACCATCCATTGGCGATATTTTACCACCTAAAACATGATAAAGCCCTTTATGTGACGCTGTATTTTCTATAGCCATCACATCTCTAATATCCTCCACAACACACACGACATCATCCTTTCTTAATGGATTAGAACAAATATCGCATAGTTCGTTATCACTTATATTATGGCATGATTTACATAGTTTTAAATCATTTACCATATTTAATAAGGCATGACTTAAATTATGTGTGTGCTCTTTAGGTTGACGCAACAAATGCAAAGCTAAACGCAAAGCTGTACGCTTACCAATACCTGGTAATTGCGAGATTTCGTTTACTGCATTTTCAAGAAGTTTTGAAGAAAATTCCATAGCCACAAAATTAAGGTTTTTACTAATGATTCACGAATTTATTTTTGTTAAGAATACACTAATACTCAACAAACTTTTCAAAACAATTTTACTTACCTAAAAACTTTTAAGTGTTATAAACTAAAGTCCTTTTTAGTAATTTTGTACTTTGGCACTGATAAAACCCTTTTATGAATTCAATACAAATACTATTATTAATAGCAGCCTATTT contains:
- a CDS encoding Hpt domain-containing protein; the protein is MEQHYKLHRLKELADDDQEFILALASTFIDEVPSDAKVLKLAVENKNYLLTYQTAHKMKPTVDMFELGILDDIIEVQDWGKFEKKEIDITDKLNIVLAAIDNATNEIIQDFNL
- a CDS encoding fumarylacetoacetate hydrolase family protein gives rise to the protein MKLICIGRNYTDHIKELENEKPTDPVVFIKSDNAILLKKQPFFIPDFSNDVHHEVEVLVKITKLGKHIDKKFAHKYYDQLSVGIDFTARDLQKQLKEKGLPWEKAKSFDGAAVIGKWIDKSEFSDVDSLNFRLEKNSSVVQTANTSLMLWKIDELIEYVSKYFTLKIGDIIFTGTPSGVGKVVANDKLKGYLEDKELFSITVK
- a CDS encoding 3'-5' exonuclease, coding for MSLNLTKPICFFDLETTGINITNDRVVEISILKVFPNGNKESKTWLVNPEMPIPAVVSAIHGVTDERVANEPTFKQLAPEINAMIKDADLAGFNSNRFDIPLLAEEMLRADLDFDMKGRVAVDVQTIFHKMEQRTLGAAYKFYCDKSLENAHTAEADTLATYEVLKAQVERYDELENDTKFLAEFSSRKKFADFAGFISYDKEGQEVFSFGKHKGKLVTEVLDKEPGYFGWLLNADFPLYTKKVLTAIKLRALNNKF
- a CDS encoding glutaredoxin family protein, translating into MIRNLILLLITFTTMTVYSQNNHKHVSIKEEVKGKRYELYIENTDSISYDVFLKVETNDFRRSSERPILETIPGNSKKRVLTMVKLNNTEGKYTYILVVNEVSYSLEIDKDFEIIDFKLDRALHNKEVTLYTKDDCTICPDAKHILTKNKINYTEYNLDKDTTHYDKIIKEFKSINSKSDFSQIPILKIDDKLYNNITSLDEFIQALREGLN
- a CDS encoding dihydrolipoamide acetyltransferase family protein; protein product: MARFELKLPKMGESVAEATITSWLKEVGDTIEADEAVLEIATDKVDSEVPSEVDGVLVEVLFNVDDVVQVGQTIAIIETEGEGGATTEAVKQDNSSAPEPEAAKEVSKTIEVAQQAAAPIASNDDRFYSPLVKNMAKAEGIAQSELDAITGTGKDGRVTKNDMVTYLENRGSQPAKAAAQPATSAPAPKQQAKPQAPMQVAAGDEVIEMTRMGKLIAHHMVESTQTSAHVQSFIEADVTNIWNWRKKVKDSFAKREGQNLTFTPIFMEAIAKALRDHPMMNISVQGDKIIKKKNINLGMAAALPDGNLIVPVIKNADQLNLVGMTKQVNDLAGRAREGKLAPDDIQGGTYTVTNVGTFGSIMGTPIINQPQVGILALGAIRKVPAVIETPEGDFIGIRYKMYLSHSYDHRVVNGALGGQFVKSVKDYLESWDKNREI
- a CDS encoding phosphoribosyltransferase family protein; its protein translation is MKVLTLNTETFEKESLKLISKLEVNPDLVVGILSGGGHVLEAIKQHPNVKSSLFEVVTLQRQSTNVKQRFLKPVLSILPYSILNWLRILESNSVKAKISNLDLEKLQDNIIAFDTVNTIAKPIKNMLIIDDAIDSGKTMFVVKSNLQQKFPKAKIKIAVLAWTIDSSIIKPDYYLYNNTLLRFPWSNDYKRK
- a CDS encoding glycosyltransferase gives rise to the protein MEHQLAILLPHYNNIEGLTATLHSLLTETEPFTLIIIDDGSNNQKQVDGVIASFKSKLDITLIKQTKCLGVTAALNNGLNYILNQPHFKYIARLDAGDKCINNRLAKQLLALQLDPKLGLVSSYVTFTAKDNSFLFNFKPPVTHSKLQEAIYKYNPFIHPAVMYKTEVVKIIGLYPENYPALEDHAYFFKVIKHFKTMVLPELLLEYEVNPNSISNLKRKQQTKSRIKLLKDNYNYTFTATLGLVRAFATSLIPKSILLYFKKTFFYK
- the recR gene encoding recombination mediator RecR; amino-acid sequence: MEFSSKLLENAVNEISQLPGIGKRTALRLALHLLRQPKEHTHNLSHALLNMVNDLKLCKSCHNISDNELCDICSNPLRKDDVVCVVEDIRDVMAIENTASHKGLYHVLGGKISPMDGVGPHDLNIPSLIQKIKSGQVKELIFALSPTMEGDTTNFYIYKQIKDYSIETSTIARGISVGDELEYADEITLGRSIINRIPFESSLKL